In one window of Chitinophagales bacterium DNA:
- a CDS encoding fumarate reductase/succinate dehydrogenase flavoprotein subunit, whose amino-acid sequence MLDAKIPAGPLDQKWTKYKGTVKLVNPANKRKLEIIVVGTGLAGASAAASLGELGYKVKAFCFQDSPRRAHSIAAQGGINAAKNYQNDGDSVYRLFYDTIKGGDYRAREANVHRLAEVSTNIIDQCVAQGVPFAREYGGLLSNRSFGGTQVQRTFYAAGQTGQQLLIGAYQALERQVALGNVKMYTRHEMLDVVTIDGKARGIIARDLVSGQLERHFGHAVLLCSGGYGNVFYLSTNAMGSNVTAAWKAHKKGAAFANPCFTQIHPTCIPVTGDHQSKLTLMSESLRNDGRIWVPKKQGDNRKPGDIPEDERDYYLERRYPAFGNLVPRDVASRAAKERCDAGYGVGSSKQAVYLDYAAAIERYGKTEAGKRGLSSASHDEIIAMGKEVVKEKYGNLFDMYEKITGENPYEMPMRIYPAVHYTMGGLWVDYELMTTVPGLYALGEANFSDHGANRLGASALMQGLADGYFVIPYTVGNYLADEIRTANIPTDHPAFVEAEKAVADRIAKLKGINGKQTVESFHKRLGKIMWDKCGMARNKEGLEWAIQEIRKLKAEFWSDVRIPGEINEMNPELDKANRVADFIELGELMCLDALQREESCGGHFREEHQTEDGEALRHDDKFMYVSAWELNGESNWTLHKEELNYEVVKPSQRSYK is encoded by the coding sequence ATGTTGGATGCTAAAATTCCTGCCGGTCCCTTAGATCAAAAGTGGACCAAGTACAAGGGAACCGTTAAACTGGTAAACCCTGCCAATAAGCGTAAACTGGAAATCATTGTGGTAGGTACAGGTCTGGCCGGTGCCAGTGCTGCTGCCAGCTTGGGTGAACTGGGTTATAAAGTGAAAGCTTTCTGCTTCCAGGATTCTCCTCGCCGTGCACACTCTATCGCTGCTCAAGGTGGTATCAATGCTGCGAAGAACTATCAAAATGATGGTGATAGCGTTTACCGCTTGTTCTACGATACCATTAAAGGTGGCGACTACCGCGCACGAGAAGCGAATGTGCATCGTTTGGCAGAAGTAAGTACCAACATCATTGACCAGTGTGTGGCACAGGGTGTTCCTTTTGCCCGTGAATATGGCGGCCTGCTGAGTAACCGTTCATTCGGTGGTACACAGGTACAGCGTACGTTTTATGCTGCTGGTCAGACAGGCCAGCAATTGTTAATTGGTGCTTATCAGGCATTAGAGCGTCAGGTAGCACTGGGTAATGTGAAAATGTATACCCGCCACGAAATGCTCGATGTGGTAACCATCGATGGCAAAGCACGTGGTATTATTGCGCGTGATCTGGTAAGCGGTCAGCTGGAAAGACATTTTGGTCATGCCGTATTGCTGTGCAGTGGCGGTTACGGTAACGTATTCTATTTAAGTACAAACGCCATGGGCAGTAACGTAACTGCTGCATGGAAAGCACATAAAAAAGGTGCCGCTTTTGCGAATCCTTGTTTCACTCAGATTCACCCAACTTGTATCCCTGTTACAGGCGATCACCAGAGTAAGTTAACGCTGATGTCTGAGTCGCTCCGTAATGATGGTCGTATCTGGGTACCTAAAAAGCAAGGTGATAACAGAAAGCCTGGTGATATTCCTGAAGACGAAAGAGATTATTATCTGGAGAGAAGATATCCTGCATTCGGTAACCTGGTACCACGCGACGTTGCCAGCCGTGCTGCGAAAGAGCGTTGCGATGCCGGTTATGGTGTAGGTTCTTCTAAGCAGGCGGTATACCTGGATTACGCTGCCGCCATTGAGCGTTATGGTAAAACAGAAGCTGGTAAGCGTGGCTTGAGTAGTGCATCTCACGACGAGATCATTGCTATGGGTAAAGAAGTGGTGAAAGAGAAATACGGTAACCTTTTCGATATGTATGAAAAGATCACCGGTGAGAACCCATACGAAATGCCGATGCGTATCTACCCTGCTGTACACTATACCATGGGAGGTTTGTGGGTTGATTATGAATTGATGACAACCGTACCTGGTCTCTATGCACTGGGTGAAGCGAACTTCTCTGATCACGGTGCGAACCGCTTAGGTGCATCTGCACTGATGCAGGGTTTGGCTGATGGTTATTTCGTGATTCCTTACACAGTTGGTAACTACTTGGCGGATGAAATTCGCACAGCCAATATTCCAACGGATCATCCTGCATTCGTAGAAGCAGAAAAAGCAGTTGCAGACCGTATTGCCAAACTGAAGGGCATCAATGGTAAGCAGACTGTAGAAAGCTTCCACAAGCGTTTGGGTAAGATCATGTGGGATAAGTGCGGTATGGCGCGTAATAAAGAAGGTTTGGAATGGGCTATACAAGAAATCCGCAAACTGAAAGCAGAATTCTGGAGCGATGTGCGTATTCCGGGTGAGATCAATGAAATGAACCCTGAACTGGATAAAGCCAACCGTGTTGCCGACTTCATTGAACTGGGTGAACTGATGTGTTTGGATGCATTACAGCGTGAAGAAAGCTGTGGCGGTCACTTCCGTGAAGAACACCAGACAGAAGATGGTGAAGCACTGCGTCACGATGATAAGTTCATGTATGTATCTGCTTGGGAACTTAATGGTGAAAGCAACTGGACTTTACACAAAGAAGAGTTGAACTACGAGGTAGTGAAACCAAGCCAGCGTTCATACAAATAA
- a CDS encoding RagB/SusD family nutrient uptake outer membrane protein, with the protein MPISRMLRFTLSLVLISLSLSGCMKFLDTQRQGEYDESTFPFPGGSGPFDEYLFGAYRDLRAYDVHVFPYLHAVSIRSDDADKGSTPADGGANSQQMDNFPVLPNNGLIGGLWLGHYGLINKCNNVLFQIGTNKGIISTDQQKVQAAAEAKFLRAYAYFNMVRFFENVPIYDTLFQDPAQQNNIPQSNASQVYAFIENDLTYAAANLPLSWDPKFVGRITRGAALGMLTKVYLYQRKWALAQSTAAQVMNLGVYNLSTPYNRIFDEEGENSSESIFEIQATATAAIPQSNGIQYANVQGVRGAGSWDHGWGFNSPSQQLADSYEANDPRRARTILFTSTATVPGITIYGETTPVGLPNPRYNHKVHTTPTKRAQIGNRFGWWMNVRILRYADVVLMFAEASIELGGDANFTAARDAINSVRARARAGNNAILPNITTNDQNQLRDALRRERRAELGMEHERFFDIVRWGIASTALTAHGKTNYVDSRDRILPIPQTQIDLTKGVLKQNPGY; encoded by the coding sequence ATGCCGATCAGCCGTATGCTGAGATTCACACTGAGTCTGGTGCTGATCAGTCTCAGTTTGAGCGGTTGTATGAAATTTCTGGATACCCAACGTCAGGGAGAATATGATGAATCTACATTTCCTTTCCCAGGCGGTTCTGGTCCTTTTGATGAATACCTGTTTGGCGCTTACCGCGATTTACGTGCCTATGATGTACACGTGTTTCCATATTTACACGCTGTAAGTATCAGAAGCGATGATGCGGATAAGGGTAGTACACCTGCAGATGGTGGTGCTAACTCGCAGCAGATGGATAATTTTCCTGTGCTTCCTAATAACGGGTTAATTGGTGGTCTGTGGCTTGGTCATTATGGTCTGATCAATAAATGCAATAACGTATTGTTCCAGATTGGTACCAATAAGGGCATTATCTCTACTGATCAGCAAAAAGTACAGGCTGCAGCAGAAGCAAAATTCCTGAGAGCCTATGCTTATTTCAATATGGTCCGTTTCTTTGAAAATGTACCTATTTATGATACCCTGTTTCAGGATCCTGCTCAGCAGAACAATATTCCGCAGAGCAATGCATCGCAGGTATATGCATTTATCGAGAATGATTTGACCTATGCAGCTGCTAATCTTCCATTATCATGGGATCCTAAATTCGTAGGAAGAATCACACGCGGAGCTGCACTGGGTATGCTTACTAAAGTGTATCTCTATCAACGTAAGTGGGCATTGGCACAATCAACAGCTGCTCAGGTAATGAATCTGGGTGTATACAATCTGTCAACGCCTTACAATAGAATTTTTGATGAGGAAGGTGAAAATAGCTCAGAGTCAATTTTTGAAATTCAAGCAACAGCCACTGCAGCAATTCCTCAGAGTAATGGTATTCAATATGCTAACGTGCAAGGTGTAAGAGGTGCCGGTTCATGGGATCATGGCTGGGGTTTCAATTCACCCAGTCAGCAATTAGCCGATTCATATGAAGCCAACGATCCAAGAAGAGCTAGAACCATTCTTTTCACAAGTACGGCAACTGTGCCCGGCATTACCATCTATGGTGAAACCACACCTGTTGGTTTACCTAACCCTCGATACAACCATAAAGTACATACCACACCAACAAAGCGTGCTCAAATTGGTAACCGCTTTGGCTGGTGGATGAACGTGCGCATCCTTCGTTACGCAGATGTTGTATTGATGTTTGCTGAAGCTAGTATCGAGCTGGGCGGTGATGCTAATTTTACCGCTGCGCGTGATGCAATCAACAGCGTACGTGCAAGAGCTAGGGCTGGTAATAACGCAATTCTGCCAAACATCACAACTAATGATCAGAATCAGCTGCGTGATGCATTGCGCAGAGAACGCAGAGCTGAACTGGGTATGGAGCATGAGCGTTTCTTCGATATCGTACGTTGGGGTATTGCCAGCACAGCTTTAACAGCGCATGGTAAAACCAACTATGTAGATTCCAGAGACAGGATTCTGCCTATTCCGCAAACACAGATCGACCTTACCAAAGGTGTGCTGAAGCAAAATCCAGGGTATTAA
- a CDS encoding alanine dehydrogenase: MIVGLIREGKIPSDSRVALTPAQCRWLQQHVNDIQIIVQPSPHRCYSDAEYKQAGVLLQEDLSSCDILFGIKEVPVPMLIPNKTYLFFSHTKKQQSYNRGLMQAMVEKNITLIDYECLEHEDGQRIIGFGFFAGIVGAHNGMMAYGKRTGLFDLGRVVAVRDYRELIHTYFGLKLPPMKIAVTGSGRVAHGIVEIMNLMDVQELEPEEFLERDYSYPVYVHLKGGDLYRHKLTGKYERKQFHEHPEAFECIFKQYIAHTDVLMNGVYWDHTIPRLFELSDIQQPDFRIQTIADITDDKHGSVPCNLGDATIDDPVYGVNKQSFEKTAPYQAESIDVMAVGNLPNELPRDASRFFGEQLIKYVLDDVLKGGSELISRATILQSGKLTKNFDYLHDYAYGKD; this comes from the coding sequence ATGATTGTCGGACTGATTCGTGAAGGCAAAATTCCATCAGATTCAAGAGTAGCACTTACGCCGGCTCAATGCCGCTGGTTGCAGCAACATGTGAACGATATTCAGATCATCGTACAACCTTCCCCTCATCGTTGCTACAGCGATGCAGAATACAAGCAGGCAGGTGTATTGCTTCAGGAAGACCTCAGTAGTTGCGATATTTTATTCGGCATCAAAGAAGTGCCGGTACCCATGCTGATTCCAAATAAGACTTATCTCTTTTTCTCGCATACCAAGAAGCAGCAGTCCTACAACCGCGGACTGATGCAGGCGATGGTAGAAAAAAATATCACACTTATTGATTACGAGTGTCTGGAACATGAAGACGGACAGCGTATCATCGGCTTTGGTTTTTTTGCAGGCATTGTTGGTGCACATAATGGCATGATGGCTTACGGGAAACGCACAGGTTTATTCGATTTAGGCAGGGTGGTTGCTGTGCGTGATTATCGTGAGTTGATTCATACTTATTTTGGATTGAAACTGCCACCGATGAAAATCGCCGTAACCGGTAGCGGTCGCGTGGCACACGGCATTGTGGAAATCATGAACCTGATGGACGTGCAGGAATTAGAACCTGAAGAGTTTTTAGAGCGCGATTATAGTTATCCTGTATACGTTCATTTAAAAGGAGGTGATTTATACCGGCATAAGTTAACCGGTAAGTATGAACGCAAACAGTTTCACGAGCATCCGGAAGCGTTTGAATGTATATTCAAACAATACATAGCACACACCGATGTATTGATGAATGGTGTGTATTGGGATCACACAATTCCGCGTTTGTTTGAGTTGTCAGATATACAACAGCCAGATTTTCGCATCCAAACCATCGCAGATATTACCGACGATAAGCATGGAAGCGTGCCTTGTAATTTGGGTGACGCAACAATAGATGATCCTGTATACGGTGTCAACAAACAAAGTTTTGAGAAGACTGCACCTTATCAAGCAGAAAGTATTGATGTAATGGCAGTCGGTAACTTGCCTAATGAATTGCCGCGTGATGCCAGCCGATTTTTCGGTGAGCAATTAATTAAGTATGTGCTGGATGATGTGCTCAAAGGCGGTAGCGAATTGATCTCACGGGCAACGATTTTACAATCGGGCAAACTCACTAAGAACTTTGATTACTTGCATGACTATGCTTATGGTAAAGACTAG
- a CDS encoding beta-glucosidase, producing the protein MKLFRIFLFSAFSFCAMQVFAQSNPQDSAIFLEVQKATFQYFWDGAEPNSGLARERIHLDGNYPQNDQQVVTSGGGGFGVMALLIGAERGFVPRKDVVDRLERIIQFLENADRFHGAWPHWWNGETGKVKPFSKKDDGGDLVESSFMAQALICVREYFQKGNKRERKLAARADALWKAIDFNHYRNGKNVLYWHWSPNYGWEMNFPVSGYNECLIMYVLAVASPTHGVPVEVYHEGWAKNGKIKKDTSAYGLSLQLTHNGAPAYGGPLFWAHYSYLGLDPRGLKDRYADYWKENTHQSLINYRWCIENKLGFKGYGPDSWGLTSSYSVKGYSGHAPGEKRDKGVISPTAALSSIPYTPTESMTAMRNWYTNKKAQLFGQYGFYDAFSDTEQWYPQRYLAIDQGPIVVMMENQRSAFIWKLFMSAPEIQTALRKLEFQSPWLK; encoded by the coding sequence ATGAAACTTTTTCGCATCTTTCTATTCAGTGCTTTCAGCTTTTGTGCAATGCAGGTATTTGCACAATCTAATCCGCAAGACTCAGCAATTTTTCTCGAAGTACAGAAAGCTACATTTCAGTATTTCTGGGATGGGGCAGAACCCAACTCAGGCTTAGCGAGAGAACGCATACACTTAGATGGCAATTATCCGCAAAATGATCAGCAAGTGGTAACGAGTGGCGGCGGCGGCTTTGGTGTGATGGCCTTACTCATAGGTGCTGAAAGAGGTTTTGTACCCAGAAAAGATGTCGTGGATCGATTGGAACGCATTATCCAGTTCTTAGAAAATGCAGATCGTTTCCATGGTGCCTGGCCACATTGGTGGAATGGAGAAACTGGTAAAGTAAAACCATTCAGCAAAAAAGACGATGGAGGAGATTTGGTAGAATCATCTTTTATGGCTCAGGCATTGATTTGTGTACGCGAATATTTTCAAAAAGGAAATAAGCGCGAGAGAAAACTAGCCGCAAGAGCAGATGCTTTATGGAAGGCTATTGATTTTAACCATTACCGCAATGGCAAAAATGTATTGTACTGGCATTGGAGCCCTAATTACGGATGGGAAATGAATTTTCCGGTATCTGGTTACAATGAATGTTTAATCATGTATGTACTTGCTGTAGCATCGCCTACACATGGCGTTCCTGTTGAAGTGTATCATGAAGGATGGGCAAAAAATGGAAAAATTAAAAAGGATACGAGTGCCTACGGTTTATCACTGCAGCTTACGCACAATGGCGCCCCAGCTTATGGCGGCCCTTTATTCTGGGCACACTACAGCTATCTTGGTTTAGATCCTCGTGGATTGAAAGATCGTTATGCAGATTACTGGAAGGAGAACACTCATCAATCACTCATTAACTACCGTTGGTGTATAGAAAATAAGTTGGGCTTCAAAGGTTACGGACCTGATAGCTGGGGGCTTACTTCCAGTTATTCAGTGAAAGGCTATTCTGGACATGCACCGGGTGAAAAAAGAGACAAGGGTGTGATATCACCAACCGCTGCATTATCGAGTATACCTTATACACCTACAGAATCCATGACAGCCATGCGCAATTGGTACACGAATAAAAAAGCGCAGTTGTTTGGACAGTATGGTTTCTACGATGCTTTCAGCGATACCGAGCAATGGTATCCTCAACGTTACCTGGCGATTGATCAGGGGCCAATCGTTGTTATGATGGAAAATCAACGCAGTGCTTTTATCTGGAAGCTTTTTATGTCAGCACCAGAAATTCAAACAGCTTTGCGCAAACTGGAATTTCAAAGTCCTTGGTTAAAGTGA
- a CDS encoding VOC family protein translates to MNYQAPAQTTIGHIHFKVTDLDKALSFYHELLGFQITQRYGAQAVFLSAGGYHHHIGLNTWQSKGGGPAPRNTAGLYHTAILYPTRKDLAIILQRLIDARYPISGAADHGVSEAIYLDDPDGNGVELYWDKPKSDWPLDASGNLQMVTEALDIADLLAEINR, encoded by the coding sequence ATGAATTATCAAGCACCCGCACAAACAACCATCGGTCACATACATTTTAAAGTAACCGACCTAGATAAAGCGCTTAGCTTCTACCACGAATTATTGGGATTTCAGATTACGCAGCGCTATGGCGCTCAGGCTGTATTCTTATCTGCTGGCGGCTACCACCACCACATTGGTTTGAACACTTGGCAAAGTAAAGGCGGCGGCCCAGCTCCACGCAATACGGCCGGGTTATACCATACTGCGATACTTTATCCTACCAGAAAAGATCTTGCTATAATTCTGCAAAGACTGATCGATGCGCGTTACCCCATCAGTGGCGCTGCTGATCATGGTGTATCAGAAGCCATTTATCTGGATGATCCGGATGGCAATGGCGTGGAATTGTATTGGGATAAGCCTAAGTCTGACTGGCCTTTAGATGCATCTGGTAATTTGCAGATGGTCACTGAGGCTTTGGATATTGCCGACTTATTAGCTGAAATCAATCGCTGA
- a CDS encoding succinate dehydrogenase/fumarate reductase iron-sulfur subunit encodes MNIKLKVWKQANTQSKGYFESYDVPGISTEMSFLEMFDVLNERLIAEGKEPIAFDHDCREGICGMCSMYINGKPHGPWEGTTTCQLHMRAFKDGDIIVVEPWRAAAFPVIKDLMVDRGAFDRIIQAGGYISVNTGNAVDGNALPIEKEKADNAFAAAACIGCGACVAACKNSSAMLFVSAKVSHLALLPQGAPERKQRVMNMIAQMDKEGFGACTNTGACEAACPKEISITNIARLNAEYLSASLTTA; translated from the coding sequence ATCAATATTAAACTGAAAGTTTGGAAACAAGCCAACACACAGTCTAAAGGATATTTTGAATCATACGATGTACCCGGTATTTCAACAGAAATGAGTTTTCTGGAAATGTTCGATGTACTGAACGAGCGCCTGATCGCTGAGGGTAAAGAACCTATTGCATTCGATCACGATTGTCGTGAAGGTATTTGCGGTATGTGCTCTATGTATATCAACGGTAAGCCACACGGCCCTTGGGAAGGTACTACTACCTGCCAGTTGCACATGCGTGCATTCAAAGATGGCGATATCATCGTAGTTGAACCATGGAGAGCAGCAGCATTCCCTGTGATCAAGGATTTGATGGTAGATCGTGGGGCATTCGACCGTATCATCCAAGCCGGTGGTTATATCTCTGTAAACACTGGTAATGCTGTGGATGGTAACGCACTTCCAATCGAAAAAGAAAAAGCAGATAACGCATTTGCTGCCGCGGCTTGTATCGGTTGTGGTGCTTGTGTAGCGGCTTGTAAGAATAGCTCTGCTATGTTGTTTGTATCTGCGAAAGTATCTCACCTGGCTTTACTGCCACAGGGTGCACCAGAGCGCAAGCAGCGTGTTATGAATATGATTGCCCAGATGGACAAAGAAGGTTTTGGTGCTTGTACTAATACAGGTGCTTGCGAAGCAGCTTGTCCTAAGGAAATATCTATCACCAATATCGCTCGTTTGAATGCAGAATACCTGTCTGCATCTTTGACAACAGCTTAA
- a CDS encoding LamG domain-containing protein, translating to MKHCIISSKQVALFGLSAVLLMASCKKDGNPNKLPSVSTADFAGTIDGYTSSNEVYPENLVAYWSFDNNTNETLSNTAATSSEGATLVDAGVRGKALNLNAGYVYFATQLAKFNKDSLRSFSVSAWVKILNNGTRRTMLFQMARPGMFNGNINFQLNTQSFPASNTTTLRIQPTFMTQAGGTQDNLNSTTSPTIGADKWTHLCITYNITTGVFDIYGDGVKIGNFPNRGTVNTFFCHQPNEVIIGTNYNNIPGKTVSTDATFNRMTGQIDEIRVYNRPLGEAFVRALHNLGRAGK from the coding sequence ATGAAACATTGCATCATATCATCTAAGCAAGTTGCCCTTTTCGGTTTGAGTGCTGTTTTGTTGATGGCTTCTTGTAAGAAAGACGGCAATCCTAATAAGCTGCCTTCAGTAAGTACTGCAGATTTTGCAGGTACAATTGATGGCTACACAAGCTCTAATGAAGTGTATCCGGAGAATTTGGTAGCTTATTGGAGTTTTGACAATAATACCAATGAGACATTATCCAATACAGCAGCTACATCTTCTGAAGGTGCTACACTTGTTGATGCAGGTGTACGTGGCAAAGCACTAAATCTAAATGCAGGTTATGTGTATTTCGCAACTCAGCTGGCGAAGTTTAATAAAGACAGTTTACGCAGCTTTTCAGTGAGCGCATGGGTAAAGATTCTCAACAACGGAACACGCAGAACCATGTTGTTCCAAATGGCAAGACCAGGCATGTTCAATGGTAATATCAATTTCCAGTTGAATACCCAGTCTTTCCCTGCGTCCAATACAACCACACTGCGTATTCAGCCAACATTTATGACACAAGCTGGTGGTACACAGGATAATTTGAATTCAACAACTTCACCAACCATTGGTGCAGATAAATGGACACATCTCTGTATTACATACAACATTACCACAGGTGTGTTTGATATTTATGGTGATGGTGTGAAGATTGGTAATTTCCCCAATCGTGGTACAGTGAATACTTTTTTCTGTCACCAACCAAATGAAGTTATCATCGGTACTAATTACAACAATATTCCCGGTAAAACAGTGAGCACAGATGCTACATTTAACCGAATGACGGGACAGATCGATGAGATCAGGGTGTATAATCGCCCACTAGGAGAGGCTTTTGTTAGAGCGTTGCATAATCTGGGTAGAGCAGGAAAATAG
- a CDS encoding methyltransferase, whose protein sequence is MPNSWFQFKQFRVQQDKCAMKVCTDACLFGSQFPVDASVKKVLDIGTGTGLLSLMYAQLNSNATIDAVELDVAAAEQAIENVQASPWSNRITVYQTSIQEYKPQHQYDLIISNPPFFENDLQSDDTQRNLALHSTALTLEELFKISQQLLNADGQFCLLLPYHRTAAAIKLGEENGMHCIQQTTVHQTTKHAAFRSILHFATQPSPKKEMTIYIKDGQDYTNGFIDLLKPFYLYV, encoded by the coding sequence ATGCCGAATAGCTGGTTTCAATTCAAACAGTTTAGGGTGCAACAAGACAAGTGCGCCATGAAAGTGTGCACAGATGCTTGTTTGTTTGGAAGCCAATTTCCTGTTGACGCCAGTGTAAAAAAAGTGCTGGATATTGGCACAGGCACAGGCTTACTTTCTTTGATGTATGCGCAACTTAATTCGAACGCAACTATTGATGCAGTTGAATTGGATGTAGCTGCGGCAGAGCAGGCGATTGAAAATGTGCAGGCATCACCTTGGAGTAATCGTATCACAGTATATCAAACATCCATTCAGGAATACAAACCACAACACCAATACGATCTCATCATCAGCAATCCACCTTTCTTTGAAAACGATTTACAGAGTGATGATACGCAGCGTAATCTAGCACTCCATAGTACAGCATTAACACTAGAAGAATTATTCAAGATTAGTCAACAACTGCTGAATGCAGACGGACAGTTTTGCCTGCTGCTACCCTATCACAGAACAGCTGCAGCTATCAAATTGGGTGAAGAAAACGGCATGCATTGTATACAGCAAACAACAGTACATCAAACCACGAAACATGCTGCTTTTAGAAGCATACTCCATTTTGCAACACAGCCATCACCGAAAAAAGAAATGACCATCTATATCAAAGATGGTCAGGATTATACGAATGGGTTTATTGATTTATTGAAGCCCTTTTATTTGTATGTATAA